One segment of Rickettsiales bacterium Ac37b DNA contains the following:
- the ybhL gene encoding Inner membrane protein YbhL: MKDFTKYNVSGAHAKAAQYDEGLRAFMLQVYNYMAGALVLTGAISMFAASSETIMNMLYVMQAGHIVGISGLGWLVTFAPLVLVFAFNFGITRMSVQTVQTLFWTYAALIGLSLSSIFMVYTGESIARVFFITAGVFGAMSIYGYSTKKDLTQFGSFLIMGLIGILIASLINIFLKSTGLQFAVSILSILIFVGLTAYDTQRIKSMYYQFGINNEVSTKVAVMGALALYMDFINIFIQLLQFFGNRRD; the protein is encoded by the coding sequence ATGAAAGATTTCACAAAATATAATGTTTCTGGCGCTCATGCTAAAGCTGCCCAGTATGATGAAGGCTTAAGAGCTTTCATGCTACAAGTATATAACTATATGGCTGGTGCTTTAGTTTTAACTGGTGCTATATCGATGTTTGCTGCTTCCTCAGAAACCATCATGAATATGCTATATGTAATGCAAGCTGGACATATAGTTGGAATTTCTGGCTTAGGATGGTTGGTGACTTTTGCACCTTTAGTATTAGTATTTGCCTTTAATTTTGGCATTACCAGAATGTCTGTTCAAACTGTACAAACATTATTCTGGACTTATGCTGCTCTAATAGGTTTATCACTATCTTCAATATTTATGGTATATACTGGTGAATCTATAGCACGAGTATTTTTTATTACAGCTGGTGTATTTGGTGCTATGAGTATCTATGGGTATTCCACTAAAAAAGATTTAACCCAATTTGGTTCTTTTTTAATTATGGGATTAATAGGTATCTTAATAGCTTCACTAATTAATATATTTTTAAAGAGCACTGGTTTACAATTTGCAGTTTCTATCCTTAGTATATTAATATTTGTTGGGTTAACAGCTTATGATACTCAAAGAATAAAATCTATGTATTACCAATTTGGTATTAATAATGAAGTTTCTACAAAAGTAGCAGTAATGGGTGCACTTGCCTTATACATGGATTTTATTAATATCTTTATTCAATTACTCCAATTCTTTGGTAATAGAAGAGATTAA